The Pan troglodytes isolate AG18354 chromosome 8, NHGRI_mPanTro3-v2.0_pri, whole genome shotgun sequence genome window below encodes:
- the LOC100608090 gene encoding aldo-keto reductase family 1 member C4-like: MDPKYQCVELNDGHFMPALGFGTCAPPEVPRNRVVEVTKLAIEAGFCHIDSVHLYNNEEQIGLAIRSKIADESVKREDIFYTSKVECHPYLNQSKLLDFCKSKDIVLVAHSALGTQRHELWVDQNSPVLLEDPVLCVMAKIHK; the protein is encoded by the exons ATGGATCCCAAATATCAGTGTGTGGAGCTAAATGATGGTCATTTCATGCCTGCATTGGGATTTGGCACCTGTGCACCTCCAGAG GTTCCTAGGAATAGAGTTGTGGAGGTTACAAAATTAGCAATAGAAGCTGGTTTCTGCCATATTGATTCTGTTCATTTATACAATAATGAGGAGCAGATTGGACTGGCCATCCGAAGCAAGATTGCAGATGAGAGTGTGAAGAGAGAAGACATATTCTACACTTCAAAG GTGGAATGTCATCCTTACCTCAACCAGAGCAAACTGCTGGATTTCTGCAAGTCAAAAGACATCGTTCTGGTTGCCCACAGTGCTCTGGGAACCCAACGACATGAACTATG GGTGGACCAGAACTCACCAGTTCTTTTGGAGGACCCAGTTCTTTGTGTCATGGCAAAAATTCACAAGTGA